In the genome of Cryptomeria japonica chromosome 8, Sugi_1.0, whole genome shotgun sequence, one region contains:
- the LOC131067820 gene encoding peptidyl-prolyl cis-trans isomerase FKBP18, chloroplastic codes for MQAGDGIKYYDLKEGKGPEAKKGSTVLVHFDCVYRGLTVVSSRESKLLAGNRAIAQPYEFTVGAPPGKERKRDVVDNPNGLFSAQAAPKPPAALYKITEGMHVGGQRTVVVTPEVGYGKRSMNEIPPNGTFELNVELLEVK; via the exons ATGCAAGCAGGTGATGGGATCAAATACTACGATCTGAAAGAAGGGAAGGGACCTGAAGCCAAGAAAGGGTCGACTGTGTTG GTGCACTTTGATTGTGTATATCGAGGTCTCACTGTTGTCTCTAGTCGTGAATCCAAACTTCTGGCTGGAAATCGAGCGATTGCTCAG CCATATGAATTTACTGTTGGAGCACCTCCAGGCAAAGAAAGAAAACGTGATGTTGTAGACAATCCAAATGGTCTTTTCTCTGCTCAAGCAGCACCAAAACCACCAGCAGCTTTATATAAAATAACAGAGGGCATGCATGTAGGAGGGCAG CGGACTGTAGTTGTGACACCTGAAGTGGGCTATGGTAAAAGGAGTATGAATGAAATTCCG CCAAATGGAACCTTTGAACTAAATGTGGAGCTCTTAGAAGTAAAGTAA